In a single window of the Micrococcaceae bacterium Sec5.7 genome:
- a CDS encoding ABC transporter ATP-binding protein — protein sequence MSHEATAGPGPLPTGSAVDVRKLHITRGRTAILRGLDFTIPAGQITGLLGPSGSGKTTLMRAIVGVQRLTSGTVQVLGRPAGHPTLRHDVGYVTQAPSVYTDLSVEANVRYFGAMHGKNRSDAAEAIAAVGLENLARQKTADLSGGQFSRVSLACALVSHPGLLILDEPTVGLDPVLRADLWNRFQTMADSGTTLLVSSHVMEEASHCASLLLLRDGRLLAQLTPAELSRRGGSEDLEKAFLHIIQNESPAATPESQVA from the coding sequence ATGTCGCATGAAGCAACCGCAGGGCCGGGTCCGCTGCCCACCGGGTCCGCCGTAGATGTCAGGAAGCTGCACATCACGAGGGGCAGGACCGCCATCCTGCGGGGGCTGGACTTCACCATTCCGGCAGGGCAGATCACCGGACTTCTGGGACCATCAGGGAGCGGCAAAACCACCCTGATGCGTGCGATTGTTGGTGTCCAGCGCCTCACCTCCGGAACGGTCCAGGTACTGGGCCGGCCGGCCGGCCATCCAACGCTCAGGCACGACGTCGGATATGTCACCCAGGCCCCCAGCGTCTACACCGATCTCAGCGTTGAAGCCAACGTCAGATATTTCGGGGCGATGCACGGCAAAAACCGCAGCGACGCCGCGGAGGCGATCGCCGCCGTCGGACTTGAAAACCTCGCGCGGCAGAAAACTGCCGATCTGTCCGGCGGGCAATTCAGCCGCGTATCCCTCGCCTGCGCGCTGGTCTCCCATCCCGGGCTCCTCATTCTGGACGAGCCGACTGTGGGGCTGGACCCGGTGCTCCGCGCCGATCTGTGGAACCGGTTCCAGACGATGGCCGATTCCGGGACGACGCTGCTTGTGTCCAGCCACGTCATGGAGGAAGCGAGCCACTGCGCCTCGCTTCTGCTCCTGAGGGACGGCCGGCTCCTGGCGCAACTGACCCCTGCGGAACTCAGCCGGCGCGGCGGGAGCGAAGACCTGGAGAAAGCGTTCCTGCACATCATCCAGAACGAATCGCCGGCGGCAACCCCCGAAAGCCAGGTGGCGTGA
- a CDS encoding ABC transporter permease, producing the protein MMLASTGRVLDQLRHDHRSIGLILVVPALLLTAVYFLYENETLPPGVPRTFDRVGLMMLAIFPFVVMFLVTSITMLRERTSGTLERLLTTPIHKADLLFGYGLAFSIMATLQSLVATAVAYWIFGLDIQGSPGLVVMIAVINAVLGVALGLLCSAFARTEFQAVQFMPVVVVPQILLCGLFVARDRMNEGLEAISNVLPLTFSVDALQEIAGNSEATETLWMDAGIMAAIVLGVLVLASLTLRRRTA; encoded by the coding sequence ATGATGCTCGCCAGTACCGGCCGGGTGCTGGACCAGCTGCGCCATGACCACCGCAGCATCGGCCTCATTCTGGTGGTTCCCGCGCTGTTGCTGACCGCCGTCTATTTCCTCTACGAGAATGAAACACTGCCGCCCGGTGTGCCGCGGACTTTTGACCGCGTGGGCCTGATGATGCTGGCAATCTTCCCGTTTGTGGTGATGTTCCTGGTCACTTCAATCACCATGCTCCGGGAGCGTACATCAGGCACGCTGGAGCGGTTGTTGACCACTCCCATCCACAAGGCCGATCTGCTCTTCGGCTACGGCCTGGCCTTTTCCATAATGGCCACGCTGCAATCCCTCGTGGCCACGGCCGTTGCCTACTGGATATTCGGGCTGGACATCCAGGGCAGCCCCGGGCTGGTGGTCATGATCGCCGTTATTAACGCTGTGCTGGGCGTGGCGCTGGGTCTACTCTGCTCCGCCTTTGCCCGGACCGAGTTCCAGGCCGTGCAGTTCATGCCGGTTGTGGTGGTGCCGCAGATCCTCCTGTGCGGGCTGTTTGTTGCCCGGGACAGGATGAACGAAGGCCTCGAAGCCATCTCCAACGTGCTGCCGCTGACCTTCTCGGTGGATGCCCTGCAGGAAATTGCCGGCAACAGCGAAGCCACCGAGACGCTGTGGATGGATGCCGGCATCATGGCAGCCATTGTCCTGGGGGTGCTGGTGCTGGCATCGCTGACACTGCGCAGGCGGACGGCGTGA
- a CDS encoding TetR family transcriptional regulator has protein sequence MSAGLPSGRRGRRSGTTGSREKILDTARRLFAEHGFDGTSLRQIAREAEVDPAMIHHFFEGKDELFALSVALPADPAEVLAGVDGHDPRHRAEAIIRAVMRLWESPAQHGMVAFIRGTISSKAKTTLLREMVTRTILSRIMTGVPGTAAEISMRSNLVASQMVGLMLVRYVIRLEPLASASQEEVVRLIAPTIQRYLTGELQPPESASE, from the coding sequence GTGAGCGCAGGGCTGCCTTCCGGCCGCCGTGGACGCCGGTCCGGCACCACCGGTTCGCGGGAGAAAATCCTGGACACCGCACGCCGCCTCTTCGCCGAGCACGGGTTCGACGGCACCAGCCTCCGGCAGATCGCACGAGAAGCAGAGGTCGACCCTGCCATGATCCACCACTTTTTCGAGGGCAAGGACGAGCTCTTCGCCCTCAGCGTTGCCCTGCCCGCGGACCCGGCGGAGGTCCTTGCGGGCGTTGACGGCCACGATCCCCGGCACCGGGCCGAAGCGATTATCCGCGCGGTTATGCGGCTGTGGGAAAGCCCCGCCCAGCACGGCATGGTGGCGTTTATCCGCGGAACCATCAGTTCCAAGGCCAAAACAACACTTCTGCGTGAGATGGTCACGAGGACCATCCTGTCCAGGATCATGACCGGTGTCCCGGGAACGGCTGCGGAGATTTCAATGCGCAGCAACCTCGTGGCCAGCCAGATGGTGGGTCTGATGCTGGTGCGCTACGTCATCCGGCTGGAACCGCTCGCCTCAGCCTCGCAGGAGGAAGTGGTGAGGCTGATTGCCCCGACTATCCAGCGCTACCTGACCGGGGAGCTTCAGCCGCCGGAAAGCGCAAGCGAATAG
- a CDS encoding GNAT family N-acetyltransferase: MLSRVAPWLASHKDGVAPAGISLRALGGNDTAALRELAQRDPVANVFILAHLQAAGTAAPTTGGASVLGIFDDGTLVGACWAGANLVPVQLEPEFAGLVAAAAHRSGRRYASIFGPAEPVLALHRQLEALGHSAHEVRSDQPLMTVAGPPAIEPNRQLGLGHYADFDLILPACAAMFEEEVGYSPFLGGKEFYSRRVAGLIRQGHSLVHLNADDEVVFKAELGAVTPQVTQVQGVWMNPSYRGLGLSAGYMAAVVELAQKIAPITSLYVNDYNSRARAAYERVGFREVGTFATVLF; the protein is encoded by the coding sequence ATGCTGTCAAGGGTAGCCCCGTGGTTAGCGTCTCATAAGGACGGTGTTGCGCCCGCGGGCATCTCCCTCCGGGCGCTCGGAGGCAATGACACGGCCGCACTCCGGGAACTGGCCCAGCGGGATCCGGTAGCCAACGTTTTTATCCTGGCGCACCTTCAGGCTGCGGGTACGGCTGCGCCCACCACCGGCGGGGCCAGTGTGCTCGGAATTTTCGACGACGGCACTCTGGTCGGTGCCTGCTGGGCGGGAGCCAATCTGGTGCCCGTACAGCTGGAGCCGGAGTTCGCCGGACTGGTTGCGGCGGCGGCGCACCGGTCCGGCCGCCGCTACGCTTCGATCTTCGGTCCGGCAGAGCCCGTGCTGGCCCTGCACCGGCAGCTTGAAGCGCTGGGCCACTCCGCGCACGAGGTCCGGTCCGATCAACCGCTGATGACTGTTGCCGGACCGCCCGCAATCGAGCCCAACCGGCAGCTCGGACTCGGTCACTATGCCGACTTTGACCTCATCCTTCCCGCCTGTGCGGCCATGTTCGAAGAGGAAGTCGGCTATTCGCCGTTCCTCGGCGGCAAGGAGTTCTACAGCCGGCGGGTGGCCGGGCTGATCAGGCAGGGACACTCACTGGTGCACCTGAACGCGGACGACGAAGTGGTGTTCAAAGCCGAGCTCGGTGCCGTGACCCCGCAAGTGACCCAGGTCCAGGGCGTCTGGATGAACCCGTCGTACCGCGGCCTCGGACTAAGCGCGGGGTACATGGCCGCCGTGGTGGAGCTGGCCCAGAAAATTGCTCCCATCACCAGCCTGTACGTGAACGACTACAACTCCCGGGCACGCGCCGCATACGAGCGCGTGGGATTCCGTGAAGTCGGCACCTTCGCCACTGTGCTCTTTTGA
- the ispG gene encoding flavodoxin-dependent (E)-4-hydroxy-3-methylbut-2-enyl-diphosphate synthase codes for MTSVSLGMPSAPPPVLAPRRKTRQIKVGSVGVGSDSPISVQSMTTTPTTDINATLQQIAELTATGCDIVRVACPTADDAEALPIIARKSQIPVIADIHFQPKYVFAAIEAGCAAVRVNPGNIRKFDDQIKEIAKAAKDHGTSIRIGVNAGSLEPGIMKKYGKATPEALVESAVWEASLFEEHGFHDFKISVKHNDPVIMVAAYEMLAEKGDWPLHLGVTEAGPAFQGTIKSATAFGALLAKGIGDTIRVSLSAPPVEEIKVGNQILQSLNLRPRKLEIVSCPSCGRAQVDVYTLAEQVTAGLEGMEIPLRVAVMGCVVNGPGEAREADLGVASGNGKGQIFVRGEVIKTVPEDQIVETLIEEAMRIAEEMGEADGEDAVKGSPVVSVS; via the coding sequence GTGACCTCGGTCAGCCTGGGAATGCCGTCAGCACCGCCGCCCGTACTTGCCCCCCGCCGTAAGACCCGCCAGATCAAGGTGGGTTCCGTGGGTGTGGGCTCCGATTCGCCCATCAGCGTGCAGTCGATGACCACCACCCCCACGACGGACATCAATGCCACGTTGCAGCAGATCGCTGAACTGACGGCCACCGGCTGTGACATCGTACGGGTGGCCTGCCCAACAGCGGATGACGCCGAAGCGCTGCCCATCATCGCCAGGAAGTCCCAGATTCCGGTCATCGCGGACATCCACTTCCAGCCGAAGTACGTTTTCGCCGCCATCGAAGCAGGCTGTGCTGCGGTGCGGGTGAACCCTGGCAACATCCGCAAGTTCGATGACCAGATCAAGGAAATCGCCAAGGCCGCCAAGGACCACGGCACCTCAATCCGCATAGGCGTGAACGCGGGCTCCCTCGAACCGGGCATCATGAAGAAATACGGCAAGGCCACTCCGGAAGCACTGGTGGAATCCGCCGTATGGGAAGCCTCCCTCTTTGAGGAGCACGGCTTCCATGACTTCAAGATTTCGGTCAAGCACAATGACCCCGTCATCATGGTTGCGGCGTACGAGATGCTCGCGGAAAAAGGCGACTGGCCGCTCCACCTCGGTGTAACCGAGGCAGGGCCCGCCTTTCAAGGCACCATCAAGTCGGCAACCGCATTCGGCGCGTTGCTGGCCAAGGGCATCGGCGACACCATCCGCGTCTCACTCTCCGCTCCGCCGGTGGAGGAGATCAAGGTGGGCAACCAGATCCTGCAGTCACTGAACCTGCGCCCCCGCAAACTGGAAATCGTCTCATGCCCCTCCTGCGGGCGCGCCCAGGTGGATGTCTACACGCTGGCGGAGCAGGTCACGGCTGGCCTTGAAGGGATGGAGATCCCGCTGCGCGTTGCCGTTATGGGCTGTGTGGTGAACGGCCCGGGTGAGGCCCGCGAAGCCGACCTCGGTGTTGCCTCCGGAAACGGCAAGGGCCAGATATTTGTGCGGGGCGAAGTCATCAAGACTGTTCCCGAGGACCAGATTGTTGAGACACTGATCGAGGAAGCCATGCGTATCGCCGAAGAGATGGGGGAGGCCGATGGCGAAGATGCTGTCAAGGGTAGCCCCGTGGTTAGCGTCTCATAA
- a CDS encoding YciI family protein, with product MTVFAVEYVYDAESADARDANRPAHREWLGGLAEEGVLLSSGPYGDGAGALLIFKAPDESALGEVLQRDPFAAAKGIAGIRITEWNPIIGLLAGHAA from the coding sequence ATGACTGTTTTTGCTGTTGAGTACGTGTACGACGCCGAGTCCGCGGATGCGCGGGATGCCAACCGCCCAGCCCACCGGGAGTGGCTGGGTGGGCTGGCCGAAGAGGGCGTGCTCCTGTCCAGCGGCCCGTATGGCGATGGCGCCGGTGCGCTGCTGATCTTCAAGGCCCCGGACGAATCCGCCCTGGGTGAAGTTCTCCAGCGGGACCCTTTCGCCGCAGCCAAGGGCATTGCCGGGATCCGCATCACCGAATGGAATCCGATCATCGGGCTGTTGGCAGGCCACGCAGCCTAG
- a CDS encoding MarR family transcriptional regulator, protein MYVMTIDQRGSSTDMDRVPAILAELRGLTAARFERSVGDEVQGVVPDAADVVEIALHALRSGRWYVGIGIGAVDTPPAASPREGSGAAFVAARQAVDQAKAAAGHVPVSVVSGAVLRGAVASPQAAEGATACANAEAVLRLIGRLVQDRTKAQWTVVDMIRTVQQGRAGRHGTQKQAARELGITEQSVSRAVRRSGWQEEWAARPAAGMLLATAHKLVVSPGEPDTRNQGDR, encoded by the coding sequence ATGTACGTCATGACCATCGACCAGCGCGGCAGCAGCACCGATATGGACCGTGTGCCTGCCATCCTGGCCGAGCTGCGCGGGCTCACGGCGGCGCGGTTTGAGCGCTCGGTGGGTGACGAAGTCCAGGGTGTGGTGCCGGACGCGGCAGACGTCGTGGAGATCGCCCTGCATGCCCTCCGGAGCGGCCGATGGTATGTCGGAATCGGGATCGGTGCAGTGGACACACCGCCCGCCGCGAGTCCCCGCGAAGGGTCCGGGGCCGCTTTTGTGGCCGCCCGGCAGGCTGTGGACCAGGCAAAGGCCGCTGCGGGCCACGTTCCCGTTTCCGTGGTTTCAGGAGCTGTCCTAAGAGGGGCGGTTGCATCCCCGCAAGCCGCGGAAGGAGCAACGGCGTGCGCCAACGCCGAAGCGGTGCTCCGCCTGATAGGCCGCCTGGTCCAGGACCGGACCAAAGCCCAATGGACGGTTGTTGACATGATTCGCACCGTGCAGCAAGGCCGGGCAGGCAGGCATGGCACGCAGAAACAGGCGGCTCGGGAACTCGGAATCACGGAACAGTCGGTGAGCCGCGCCGTCCGCAGGTCCGGCTGGCAGGAAGAATGGGCGGCAAGGCCGGCTGCCGGGATGCTGCTGGCCACCGCCCACAAACTGGTCGTCAGCCCCGGCGAACCGGACACAAGGAATCAAGGAGACAGGTGA
- a CDS encoding site-2 protease family protein, producing the protein MSPVILFILGVVFVAIGIAVSIALHEVGHLLPAKLFKVRVTKYMIGFGPTLWSTKKGETEYGFKAIPLGGYVSMIGMYPPNKEDGTVRPSSTGMFQTLATEARSMAHEDVGPGDENRVFYRLPVWKKIIIMLGGPAMNLLIGVALTAVLLMGFGIATPTTTIADVSKCQVAAGETVDPDSADCKPTPAAAAELKPNDVITAFDGKAVTDWNELTGWIRASAGKQVGITVERDGAPVTATVTPVLSARPVIGVDGRQEKDDAGNLKYQDVGFLGIGAQTALVAQPASSVLPMSGENIKQVAGVVFNLPARVAGVAKAAFSEEPRDPNGPISVVGVGRVAGEVAAMEEVPVQSRLGVLVGLLAGLNFALAIFNLIPLLPLDGGHVAGALYEGARRRVSKLFGKPDPGAFDIAKLLPLTYVVAALLIGMSALLIYADIVKPVNLFG; encoded by the coding sequence TTTATCCTCGGTGTCGTCTTTGTGGCGATCGGCATCGCGGTCTCCATCGCGCTGCATGAAGTGGGGCATCTGCTCCCGGCCAAGCTGTTCAAGGTGCGTGTCACCAAGTACATGATCGGCTTCGGGCCCACGCTGTGGTCCACCAAAAAGGGCGAGACCGAATACGGCTTCAAGGCCATTCCGCTGGGCGGCTATGTGTCCATGATCGGCATGTACCCGCCCAACAAGGAAGACGGCACGGTACGCCCCTCCAGTACCGGCATGTTCCAGACCCTCGCCACGGAGGCCCGGTCCATGGCCCATGAGGATGTGGGCCCGGGGGATGAAAACCGGGTCTTCTACCGGCTCCCCGTCTGGAAGAAAATCATCATCATGCTGGGCGGCCCGGCCATGAACCTGCTGATCGGCGTTGCCCTCACCGCAGTTCTCCTGATGGGTTTCGGTATTGCCACGCCGACGACGACCATCGCCGATGTCTCGAAGTGCCAGGTTGCGGCCGGGGAGACGGTCGATCCGGATTCTGCGGATTGCAAGCCCACGCCGGCCGCCGCCGCCGAACTGAAGCCCAACGACGTCATCACCGCCTTCGATGGCAAGGCTGTGACCGACTGGAACGAGCTGACGGGCTGGATCCGCGCCTCGGCGGGCAAACAGGTGGGCATCACCGTGGAACGCGACGGTGCGCCCGTGACCGCCACGGTCACCCCGGTACTGTCCGCACGGCCTGTCATCGGAGTTGACGGCCGGCAGGAAAAGGACGACGCCGGCAATCTCAAGTACCAGGACGTCGGCTTTTTGGGCATCGGTGCGCAGACAGCGCTGGTGGCTCAGCCAGCCTCGTCCGTGCTGCCCATGTCCGGCGAAAACATCAAGCAGGTGGCCGGCGTCGTCTTCAATCTTCCGGCGAGGGTTGCAGGGGTTGCGAAGGCGGCCTTCAGCGAAGAGCCACGCGATCCCAACGGTCCCATCAGCGTGGTGGGTGTGGGCCGGGTGGCCGGCGAGGTCGCTGCGATGGAGGAAGTGCCGGTCCAGTCCCGATTGGGCGTCCTGGTGGGCTTGTTGGCCGGCCTCAACTTCGCCCTCGCCATCTTCAACCTGATCCCGCTGCTGCCGCTCGACGGCGGTCATGTGGCTGGCGCGCTGTATGAAGGCGCCCGACGGCGAGTGTCGAAGCTCTTTGGCAAACCTGACCCGGGCGCCTTCGATATAGCCAAGCTGCTGCCGCTCACCTACGTGGTAGCGGCGCTACTGATAGGGATGAGTGCGCTCCTGATCTACGCGGACATCGTTAAGCCGGTGAATCTCTTCGGTTAG